The Cucumis melo cultivar AY chromosome 6, USDA_Cmelo_AY_1.0, whole genome shotgun sequence genome includes a region encoding these proteins:
- the ADH2 gene encoding carbonyl reductase [NADPH] 2 isoform X1 yields the protein MEGATKNVLLSSGGDEISKNLALHLARRGCRLVLIGNECVLQSMSKMIAESLKGVLPIEVVGLDMEEEREAAFDEAVNRACSVLGTLDAFVHAYSYEGPIQDALQLSEEEFKKIVKINLMASWFLMKAVCRRMRDQKSGGSVIFLTTLIGAERGLYPGGAAYGSCSAGLQQLARTSALDVGKYKIRVNAIARGLHLDDGYPVSVGKERAKKLVKDAAPLERWLDVKDDLASTVIYLISDGSRYMTGTTIFVDGAQSLVRPRMRSYM from the exons ATGGAGGGAGCAACCAAGAACGTCTTACTTTCTTCCGGTGGGGATGAGATCTCCAAGAATCTGGCTCTTCATCTTGCCAGAAGGGGTTGCAG ATTAGTTTTGATTGGAAATGAGTGTGTTCTTCAGAGCATGAGTAAGATGATAGCGGAATCGTTAAAGGGTGTACTGCCAATTGAGGTTGTTGGGTTGGACATGGAAGAAGAGAGAGAGGCGGCTTTTGATGAGGCTGTGAACAGGGCATGCAGTGTTTTGGGAACTTTGGATGCTTTCGTCCATGCTTATTCTTATGAAG GTCCCATACAAGATGCTTTACAACTATCTGAAGAGGAATTCAAAAAGATTGTTAAGATAAATTTGATGGCCTCATGGTTTCTGATGAAGGCTGTCTGTCGAAGAATGCGAGACCAGAAATCAGGAGGTTCAGTAATTTTCTTAACCACCTTAATTGGTGCTGAGAGGGGATTGTATCCAGGAGGAGCTGCATATGGATCGTGCTCAGCAGGCTTACAGCAGTTAGCTCGA ACTTCAGCTCTGGATGTTGGAAAGTATAAGATCAGGGTCAATGCAATCGCTCGTGGATTGCACCTGGATGATGGATATCCTGTATCGGTGGGCAAGGAACGTGCAAAGAAGCTAGTCAAGGATGCAGCTCCGCTAGAAAGATGGCTTGATGTCAAGGATGATTTAGCTTCAACTGTTATTTATCTAATCAGCGATGGGTCACGGTACATGACTGGAACAACCATCTTTGTTGATGGGGCACAGTCTCTAGTGAGGCCACGCATGCGCTCATATATGTAA
- the ADH2 gene encoding carbonyl reductase [NADPH] 2 (The RefSeq protein has 2 substitutions compared to this genomic sequence), which produces MEGATKNVLLSSGGDEISKNLALHLARRGCRLVLIGNECVLQSMSKMIAESLKGVLPIEVVGLDMEEEREAAFDEAVNRACSVLGTLDAFVHAYSYEGPIQDALQLSEEEFKKIVKINLMASWFLMKAVCRRMRDQKSGGSVIFLTTLIGAERGLYPGGAAYGSCSAGLQQLARTSALDVGKYKIRVNAIARGLHLDNGYPVSVGKERAKKLVKDAAKLERWLDVKDDLASTVIYLISDGSRYMTGTTIFVDGAQSLVRPRMRSYM; this is translated from the exons ATGGAGGGAGCAACCAAGAACGTCTTACTTTCTTCCGGTGGGGATGAGATCTCCAAGAATCTGGCTCTTCATCTTGCCAGAAGGGGTTGCAG ATTAGTTTTGATTGGAAATGAGTGTGTTCTTCAGAGCATGAGTAAGATGATAGCGGAATCGTTAAAGGGTGTACTGCCAATTGAGGTTGTTGGGTTGGACATGGAAGAAGAGAGAGAGGCGGCTTTTGATGAGGCTGTGAACAGGGCATGCAGTGTTTTGGGAACTTTGGATGCTTTCGTCCATGCTTATTCTTATGAAG GTCCCATACAAGATGCTTTACAACTATCTGAAGAGGAATTCAAAAAGATTGTTAAGATAAATTTGATGGCCTCATGGTTTCTGATGAAGGCTGTCTGTCGAAGAATGCGAGACCAGAAATCAGGAGGTTCAGTAATTTTCTTAACCACCTTAATTGGTGCTGAGAGGGGATTGTATCCAGGAGGAGCTGCATATGGATCGTGCTCAGCAGGCTTACAGCAGTTAGCTCGA ACTTCAGCTCTGGATGTTGGAAAGTATAAGATCAGGGTCAATGCAATCGCTCGTGGATTGCACCTGGATGATGGATATCCTGTATCGGTGGGCAAGGAACGTGCAAAGAAGCTAGTCAAGGATGCAGCTCCGCTAGAAAGATGGCTTGATGTCAAGGATGATTTAGCTTCAACTGTTATTTATCTAATCAGCGATGGGTCACGGTACATGACTGGAACAACCATCTTTGTTGATGGGGCACAGTCTCTAGTGAGGCCACGCATGCGCTCATATATGTAA